A section of the Festucalex cinctus isolate MCC-2025b chromosome 7, RoL_Fcin_1.0, whole genome shotgun sequence genome encodes:
- the mal2 gene encoding protein MAL2, which yields MSEPATNPAATTFSAPTISLPLGLEVLRTYSGALICFEIIFGGLVWILVASSNVPVPLLQGWVMFVSVTAFFLSSAYLFLLITGLADRISIDWNFLDVFYHFVALLFYFAAFVLEAATTAANGRAIVTHPPNGTGNVMCIQYPRGNVFTVMTGNQYNINVVATIFAFAVTLCYSCSLVMAFRRWRI from the exons ATGTCGGAGCCGGCCACCAACCCCGCTGCCACCACCTTCTCGGCGCCCACAATTTCGTTGCCTTTGGGACTGGAAGTGTTGAGGACTTACTCCGGGGCGCTTATCTGCTTTGAAATA ATATTTGGCGGTTTAGTATGGATCCTGGTGGCTTCCTCCAACGTGCCGGTCCCTCTGCTGCAGGGCTGGGTGATGTTCGTGTCTGTCACTGCCTTCTTCCTCTCCTCCGCCtacctcttcctcctcatcaCCGGCCTGGCTGACCGCATCAGTATTGACTGGAACTTTTTG GATGTTTTTTACCATTTTGTAGCTCTGCTTTTCTATTTTGCCGCCTTTGTGCTGGAGGCGGCGACGACGGCGGCCAACGGAAGAGCCATCGTCACGCACCCGCCGAACGGCACAGGAAATGTGATGTGTATACAATACCCTCGCGGCAATGTGTTCACTGTCatgactggcaaccagtacaATATTAACGTAGTGGCCACG ATATTTGCATTTGCGGTGACGCTATGCTACAGCTGCAGTTTGGTGATGGCCTTCAGGAGGTGGAGGATTTAA
- the LOC144022282 gene encoding uncharacterized protein LOC144022282 has product MSVTFNSKSGMIKGDGWELMEPKSECGGRVPKSAWWIGAAAVCLGLLYLLLLVVIIAMLGQYIGPRPRNDTEQLLPVGAEHLPTGIATCHNLTLQCFLLQGKYNTLLESNRQLETKLCSVTKEKDAVQGERDRLQSDRDSLQNQRDVLENERNALHNERDTLRNEQGTVRAELHALQNEQEVLKSERDALQVEQGARKNEEEKLKSERDTLKNENEALQRERDALRVEREVLKSERDTLKRDKSVLQNSQGALENERDALRDQEASLRHERDALRTEQEASQRERDALTKEKDGLQSERDGLRTQRDDLAVERDQLRSLSANLSKELEGLQSRFSKVVESRDGLKEEAQELNRNRTEKLCPTHWVKFKEKCYYIPEKGESKSWKASRRDCKDRGGDLVVVTSKDERDFISTYYDRVWIGLSDLSHEGKWTWVNGDELDFEGFWQKGEPNDHSSNEDCVEQARSGRGWNDMPCSETLSWVCED; this is encoded by the exons ATGTCAGTGACATTTAACAGCAAATCGGGGATGATTAAAGGAGATGGCTGGGAATTGATGGAACCCAAATCAGAATGTGGAGGGAGAGTTCCCAAATCAG CGTGGTGGATTGGAGCTGCTGCGGTTTGTCTGGGGCTGCTCTATCTTCTCCTGCTGGTTGTCATCATTGCCATGTTGGGCCAAT ACATCGGACCGAGACCTCGAAATGACACTGAGCAACTGCTGCCCGTTGGTGCTGAACATCTGCCCACTGGTATCGCCACGTGTCACAATCTGACTTTACAATGTTTCCTGCTGCAAGGCAAATACAACACCTTGTTAGAAAGCAACCGTCAATTAGAGACCAAGCTGTGCTCTGTGACAAAAGAAAAGGACGCCGTTCAAGGGGAGCGAGACCGCCTTCAAAGCGATCGAGACTCGCTTCAGAACCAGCGAGACGTCCTGGAGAACGAGCGAAACGCCCTCCACAATGAACGCGACACGCTGAGGAATGAACAAGGCACCGTCAGGGCCGAGCTGCACGCCCTCCAGAACGAGCAGGAGGTCCTCAAAAGCGAACGGGACGCCCTCCAAGTTGAGCAAGGCGCCCGCAAAAACGAGGAAGAAAAGCTGAAAAGCGAGCGGGACACCCTCAAGAATGAGAACGAGGCGCTCCAGCGCGAGCGAGACGCCCTTCGGGTCGAGCGCGAAGTCCTCAAAAGCGAGCGGGACACTCTCAAGCGTGACAAAAGCGTTCTCCAAAATTCGCAAGGGGCTCTCGAAAACGAGCGAGACGCCCTCCGGGATCAGGAAGCGAGCCTGCGGCACGAGCGCGACGCCCTGCGAACGGAACAGGAAGCGAGCCAGCGTGAGCGAGACGCGCTGACAAAGGAGAAAGATGGCCTCCAAAGCGAGCGAGACGGGCTCAGGACGCAGCGGGACGACCTCGCGGTCGAGCGCGACCAACTGAGGTCACTGTCCGCCAACCTGAGCAAAGAGCTGGAGGGGCTGCAGAGCCGATTCAGCAAAGTGGTCGAAAGTCGAGACGGCTTAAAGGAGGAGGCGCAAGAGTTAAATCGCAACAGGACGG AAAAACTCTGCCCGACGCACTGGGTCAAATTCAAGGAGAAATGTTACTACATCCCTGAGAAAGGCGAAAGCAAGTCCTGGAAAGCGAGTCGACGGGACTGCAAAGACCGAGGAGGCGACTTGGTGGTGGTCACCTCAAAAGACGAGCGGGATTTCATCTCCACATATTACGATCGAGTGTGGATCGGTCTGTCGGACTTGTCGCACGAGGGCAAGTGGACGTGGGTGAATGGGGACGAACTGGACTTTGAAGGATTCTGGCAAAAAGGGGAGCCCAACGATCACAGCAGCAACGAGGACTGTGTGGAGCAGGCGCGTTCGGGGCGGGGATGGAACGACATGCCCTGCAGTGAGACGCTCTCTTGGGTTTGTGAGGATTAA
- the colec10 gene encoding collectin-10 isoform X1, which translates to MMARRTTGFLFCVVAAFCFVSASPQVCSNSLIPGAKGDQGEIGNEGDEGRMGKDGPPGRPGASGEVGLKGDVGPMGKMGPSGEQGDKGEAGLGGPSGLKGKAGTTCDCGRYRRVVGQMDGKLAKLRNAVKFVKNIMLGLTESDEHYYLLVKEAKRVKEASLNCKLRGGKLAVPNSINSNRLMADYVTQSGLTRVYVGVQPKDTDALRRDGRNRSLDADSVPLGNFSAWSQDEALASSSRNASCVGLLSTGTWSHVDCDTAMFFICQFPKKAE; encoded by the exons ATGATGGCAAGACGCACAActgggttcttgttttgtgtcGTGGCCGCGTTCTGCTTTGTTTCCGCATCTCCCCAAGTCTGCAGCAACTCCCTCATACCTGGAGCGAAAG GAGACCAAGGCGAGATTGGAAACGAAGGCGATGAGGGCAGAATGGGAAAGGATGGACCACCAGGACGTCCAG GCGCATCGGGAGAAGTGGGTCTCAAGGGGGATGTTGGTCCCATGGGAAAAATGGGACCCAGCGGAGAACAAG GGGACAAAGGAGAAGCAGGCTTGGGTGGACCCTCGGGTTTGAAAGGGAAAGCCG GCACCACGTGTGACTGTGGAAGGTACCGGAGGGTCgttggacagatggatggcAAGTTGGCCAAGCTGAGGAACGCTGTCAAGTTCGTCAAGAATA TCATGCTGGGTCTGACAGAAAGCGACGAGCACTACTACCTGCTCGTGAAGGAGGCCAAAAGGGTCAAGGAGGCCTCATTGAACTGCAAGCTGAGAGGCGGCAAACTGGCCGTGCCCAACAGTATCAATAGTAACCGCCTCATGGCCGATTACGTCACTCAGTCCGGACTCACGAGGGTTTACGTCGGCGTGCAGCCGAAGGACACAGACGCGCTTAGA CGTGACGGAAGAAACCGTTCCCTGGATGCCGATTCCGTCCCGCTCGGGAACTTTTCCGCATGGAGTCAAGACGAGGCGCTGGCGTCATCCAGCCGCAACGCGAGCTGCGTGGGGCTCCTCAGCACAGGGACGTGGAGTCACGTAGACTGTGACACGGCCATGTTTTTCATCTGTCAGTTTCCTAAAAAAGCAGAATAA
- the colec10 gene encoding collectin-10 isoform X2, with the protein MAKTKLAGIQHGFKICTGDQGEIGNEGDEGRMGKDGPPGRPGASGEVGLKGDVGPMGKMGPSGEQGDKGEAGLGGPSGLKGKAGTTCDCGRYRRVVGQMDGKLAKLRNAVKFVKNIMLGLTESDEHYYLLVKEAKRVKEASLNCKLRGGKLAVPNSINSNRLMADYVTQSGLTRVYVGVQPKDTDALRRDGRNRSLDADSVPLGNFSAWSQDEALASSSRNASCVGLLSTGTWSHVDCDTAMFFICQFPKKAE; encoded by the exons GAGACCAAGGCGAGATTGGAAACGAAGGCGATGAGGGCAGAATGGGAAAGGATGGACCACCAGGACGTCCAG GCGCATCGGGAGAAGTGGGTCTCAAGGGGGATGTTGGTCCCATGGGAAAAATGGGACCCAGCGGAGAACAAG GGGACAAAGGAGAAGCAGGCTTGGGTGGACCCTCGGGTTTGAAAGGGAAAGCCG GCACCACGTGTGACTGTGGAAGGTACCGGAGGGTCgttggacagatggatggcAAGTTGGCCAAGCTGAGGAACGCTGTCAAGTTCGTCAAGAATA TCATGCTGGGTCTGACAGAAAGCGACGAGCACTACTACCTGCTCGTGAAGGAGGCCAAAAGGGTCAAGGAGGCCTCATTGAACTGCAAGCTGAGAGGCGGCAAACTGGCCGTGCCCAACAGTATCAATAGTAACCGCCTCATGGCCGATTACGTCACTCAGTCCGGACTCACGAGGGTTTACGTCGGCGTGCAGCCGAAGGACACAGACGCGCTTAGA CGTGACGGAAGAAACCGTTCCCTGGATGCCGATTCCGTCCCGCTCGGGAACTTTTCCGCATGGAGTCAAGACGAGGCGCTGGCGTCATCCAGCCGCAACGCGAGCTGCGTGGGGCTCCTCAGCACAGGGACGTGGAGTCACGTAGACTGTGACACGGCCATGTTTTTCATCTGTCAGTTTCCTAAAAAAGCAGAATAA
- the colec10 gene encoding collectin-10 isoform X5 produces MGKDGPPGRPGASGEVGLKGDVGPMGKMGPSGEQGDKGEAGLGGPSGLKGKAGTTCDCGRYRRVVGQMDGKLAKLRNAVKFVKNIMLGLTESDEHYYLLVKEAKRVKEASLNCKLRGGKLAVPNSINSNRLMADYVTQSGLTRVYVGVQPKDTDALRRDGRNRSLDADSVPLGNFSAWSQDEALASSSRNASCVGLLSTGTWSHVDCDTAMFFICQFPKKAE; encoded by the exons ATGGGAAAGGATGGACCACCAGGACGTCCAG GCGCATCGGGAGAAGTGGGTCTCAAGGGGGATGTTGGTCCCATGGGAAAAATGGGACCCAGCGGAGAACAAG GGGACAAAGGAGAAGCAGGCTTGGGTGGACCCTCGGGTTTGAAAGGGAAAGCCG GCACCACGTGTGACTGTGGAAGGTACCGGAGGGTCgttggacagatggatggcAAGTTGGCCAAGCTGAGGAACGCTGTCAAGTTCGTCAAGAATA TCATGCTGGGTCTGACAGAAAGCGACGAGCACTACTACCTGCTCGTGAAGGAGGCCAAAAGGGTCAAGGAGGCCTCATTGAACTGCAAGCTGAGAGGCGGCAAACTGGCCGTGCCCAACAGTATCAATAGTAACCGCCTCATGGCCGATTACGTCACTCAGTCCGGACTCACGAGGGTTTACGTCGGCGTGCAGCCGAAGGACACAGACGCGCTTAGA CGTGACGGAAGAAACCGTTCCCTGGATGCCGATTCCGTCCCGCTCGGGAACTTTTCCGCATGGAGTCAAGACGAGGCGCTGGCGTCATCCAGCCGCAACGCGAGCTGCGTGGGGCTCCTCAGCACAGGGACGTGGAGTCACGTAGACTGTGACACGGCCATGTTTTTCATCTGTCAGTTTCCTAAAAAAGCAGAATAA
- the colec10 gene encoding collectin-10 isoform X3, which translates to MMARRTTGFLFCVVAAFCFVSASPQVCSNSLIPGAKGASGEVGLKGDVGPMGKMGPSGEQGDKGEAGLGGPSGLKGKAGTTCDCGRYRRVVGQMDGKLAKLRNAVKFVKNIMLGLTESDEHYYLLVKEAKRVKEASLNCKLRGGKLAVPNSINSNRLMADYVTQSGLTRVYVGVQPKDTDALRRDGRNRSLDADSVPLGNFSAWSQDEALASSSRNASCVGLLSTGTWSHVDCDTAMFFICQFPKKAE; encoded by the exons ATGATGGCAAGACGCACAActgggttcttgttttgtgtcGTGGCCGCGTTCTGCTTTGTTTCCGCATCTCCCCAAGTCTGCAGCAACTCCCTCATACCTGGAGCGAAAG GCGCATCGGGAGAAGTGGGTCTCAAGGGGGATGTTGGTCCCATGGGAAAAATGGGACCCAGCGGAGAACAAG GGGACAAAGGAGAAGCAGGCTTGGGTGGACCCTCGGGTTTGAAAGGGAAAGCCG GCACCACGTGTGACTGTGGAAGGTACCGGAGGGTCgttggacagatggatggcAAGTTGGCCAAGCTGAGGAACGCTGTCAAGTTCGTCAAGAATA TCATGCTGGGTCTGACAGAAAGCGACGAGCACTACTACCTGCTCGTGAAGGAGGCCAAAAGGGTCAAGGAGGCCTCATTGAACTGCAAGCTGAGAGGCGGCAAACTGGCCGTGCCCAACAGTATCAATAGTAACCGCCTCATGGCCGATTACGTCACTCAGTCCGGACTCACGAGGGTTTACGTCGGCGTGCAGCCGAAGGACACAGACGCGCTTAGA CGTGACGGAAGAAACCGTTCCCTGGATGCCGATTCCGTCCCGCTCGGGAACTTTTCCGCATGGAGTCAAGACGAGGCGCTGGCGTCATCCAGCCGCAACGCGAGCTGCGTGGGGCTCCTCAGCACAGGGACGTGGAGTCACGTAGACTGTGACACGGCCATGTTTTTCATCTGTCAGTTTCCTAAAAAAGCAGAATAA
- the colec10 gene encoding collectin-10 isoform X4, giving the protein MAKTKLAGIQHGFKICTGASGEVGLKGDVGPMGKMGPSGEQGDKGEAGLGGPSGLKGKAGTTCDCGRYRRVVGQMDGKLAKLRNAVKFVKNIMLGLTESDEHYYLLVKEAKRVKEASLNCKLRGGKLAVPNSINSNRLMADYVTQSGLTRVYVGVQPKDTDALRRDGRNRSLDADSVPLGNFSAWSQDEALASSSRNASCVGLLSTGTWSHVDCDTAMFFICQFPKKAE; this is encoded by the exons GCGCATCGGGAGAAGTGGGTCTCAAGGGGGATGTTGGTCCCATGGGAAAAATGGGACCCAGCGGAGAACAAG GGGACAAAGGAGAAGCAGGCTTGGGTGGACCCTCGGGTTTGAAAGGGAAAGCCG GCACCACGTGTGACTGTGGAAGGTACCGGAGGGTCgttggacagatggatggcAAGTTGGCCAAGCTGAGGAACGCTGTCAAGTTCGTCAAGAATA TCATGCTGGGTCTGACAGAAAGCGACGAGCACTACTACCTGCTCGTGAAGGAGGCCAAAAGGGTCAAGGAGGCCTCATTGAACTGCAAGCTGAGAGGCGGCAAACTGGCCGTGCCCAACAGTATCAATAGTAACCGCCTCATGGCCGATTACGTCACTCAGTCCGGACTCACGAGGGTTTACGTCGGCGTGCAGCCGAAGGACACAGACGCGCTTAGA CGTGACGGAAGAAACCGTTCCCTGGATGCCGATTCCGTCCCGCTCGGGAACTTTTCCGCATGGAGTCAAGACGAGGCGCTGGCGTCATCCAGCCGCAACGCGAGCTGCGTGGGGCTCCTCAGCACAGGGACGTGGAGTCACGTAGACTGTGACACGGCCATGTTTTTCATCTGTCAGTTTCCTAAAAAAGCAGAATAA